ATCGCGTCGACCTGGCGAATGGAATCCTCGGCGTGCTGAGCCGTGGCGCGAGACAAGTTGCTCACGGCGTTCTCGGCATTGATGAAGACCTGGCGATAGTCGCGCCAGATCCGCCAGCCCTCGACCAGCACGAAGGCGAGCATCACCACCGCCATGAAACTCAGGATCAGGCGGAACAACGACACCGCGCGGCCCTCCCCCGTCACCGGGAAGACACCGTCGTCGGTCTGTTTCCTGGCTGTGCGCATTGAAGTCCCTTGTCATCGAGCGTTTGCCGCAAATGACTATAGTTCAGCGGCGCTTGGGCGTGCCCATGGCAATCCACGCCGGCGCGTGATCGCTGGCGTGCGCCTCGTTGCGCACCCAGGCATCGACACCTGCGTCCTTGAGGTAGGGCGCTAGCGCTGGGTTGAGCAAAAGATGATCGATCCGCAGCCCGGCATTGCGCGGCTTCGAGTGGCGCAATGTTGCGTTCGACACTCATGGGCCTCGGCCATCTTTGACGGTGTGAGCCTGTCGTGGCGGGCATCGTTCAAATCAAGCGAAAAAATTAAACCTTTGCCCGCGCCCCATGCTCAACCGTACGCGACACTGAGGTCGCGCCAACGGATAAGGAGTCACAGATGAGCAATCTTTTTCTCAAGCGGGTCGGGCTTTCCCTGGTACTCGGCGCGGTGTCGATGCAAGCCATGGCGGCCTCTTCCAACGACTTTGTCGATACCGCCATCGAGTCCGGGATCGCCGAGGTGGTAACCGGCAAGCTGGCCCTGGACAAGAGCAAGGACGCCGAGATCAAGACGTTTGCCCAACAGATGGTCAGCGACCATACCCAGGCCAACCAGAAGCTTGGCGACATCGCCCGCCAGCTGGACATCAGCGTGCCTGACGAAGCCGCGCTGACCGACAAGGTCAAGAAGATGATCCTCGAGTGGCGCGACGAATCGTTCGACCGCTCCTACGTCAACAACCAGGTCCAAGCCCATGAAAAGGCCGTGGAACTGTTCAAGAAAGAGGCCAGCACGTCCGACAAGCCCGAGCTCAAGGCCTTTGCCAGCGAAACACTGCCCAAGCTCGAAGAGCACCTGAAACATGCCAAGGCACTTCAGGCCAAGCACGGAAAGTGATGGCTGGCCTGCTACTGGAGGATTTATGAGCAACGATCCCCTGCGTACAGAAGTACTGACCCGCCTGCTGCATGCACACCCGCAAGGGTTGGGCAAGGAACTGCTGGACAACTATCGAGGCGAAAAAGCCGTGGCGGGCATGCTCCAGACACTGCAAGGAGAAGGCCTGATCCAGGATGGCAGCGTGAGCATCGAAGGTGAGCATGTACTGAGTGTCGCCTACCCGATCAAGCTCTCGGCTGCCGGGGTCGAAGCCGCCAGGCGCGTGGACGGCGGATCGCTCGGCGCAAGCTGAAGGTGGACACGCCGGCCGTGGCTGCATGGCATGCACCGACCGTTTGAATAGGCCGAGTGATGGGTGGGCGTCGGCTGGCCCAGCAGGGTCAGCCCGCTCCCACCTCGCAGATACTTGAAAGCGGGCGCCCTGGATCAACGATCTTTTTCACTGTCTCTGGGCGGCTTGGCTGGGCCTTGAGGATCTATCTGCGGATCCTCCAGATCGGGCGAATCCGGATCGAAGCCAAGGTCGGTTTGCTCCGTGGCCTGTTCTGTGGAGTGTGGCCCTTGACCAGGCTGAAGGGGCGGGCATGGAGGGTTGCGCTGTTCGCTCATGGTAAGTGCTCCGAAGGATGTCCTTCAAAGAAAACACCGGCCCCCAAAAGTTTGATCGATATGCCGGGCGGTATCAGCGTTGCTCGCAAGCGGCCAGTCGCCGGCGCATTTCCTCGCTCGCGCCCTGGGCCTGGGCAAGCATGGCGCGCAGCCCCTGTACCTGGGCATCGCGCTGTTCCAGCTGCTGGGCCAGCACGCCCTGTTGCGCCAGGGCCTGGCGCTGCTCGGCGAGCAGTCGCTCGTTGGCGCGATTGAGCTGGGTCGACTCCTGCTGATGGGCCAGCGCGCCCTGCTGCAAGGTCTGCAACTGCCCTTGCAACTGCCGCACCTGGGTATCGATGCGGCGCTGTTCCTGGTCGCGCTGGGCGCGGTACAGCTCGAGCGCTTCGCGGGCATCACGGTGCTTGGCTTCCAGGGAGTGGACCTGCCCGTCCTTGTCGGCCAGGCGCAGTTGCACCTCGCCCAGCGCTTGCTTGAGGCTGGCGCTGCGCAACTGCTCGGCCTGCAACCGCTCCTGGGCCGTTGCCAGTTGCCGCGCCTGGGCCTCGTTGTGCTGGTGGGCGGTGGCAAGGGCACGCTGGGCCAATGCCAACTGCGCCTGCAACTGCTCGCCTCGTTGCTTGAGCGCCGCTTCGCCAGCCTCGACCCGCGCCTGCCCTTCTGCCTGCAGTTGGCTGGCCAGTTGTTCGACCAGCTTGGCCAGCGGCTGGCTCAGGCAGGCCGTGCCTTCAAGCCCAAGCTTGGGCTGCTGGCCGAGTTCGCGCAGGTAGCGATGGATGGTGGTCTTCGAACCGGTATTGCCCAGCTCGATACGTACCGCATCGATACTGGGGTGTACGCCACGGGCCAGTAGCGCATCGCGTGCCCGCTCCACTACGCCTCTATCTATCCCGGCCCTGGCCATTCGTCACTCCGCTTTAGCATACCGTGGTATGTAACATGTAATACGTGACGAATGATGAACCTAAGGCCCGCACAATTCAATACACCTCAGCCCTCGAGCCCCTCGAGAAAATCCACTGTCGGCACGAAGAACAACCCACCGGT
The window above is part of the Pseudomonas muyukensis genome. Proteins encoded here:
- a CDS encoding DUF4142 domain-containing protein codes for the protein MSNLFLKRVGLSLVLGAVSMQAMAASSNDFVDTAIESGIAEVVTGKLALDKSKDAEIKTFAQQMVSDHTQANQKLGDIARQLDISVPDEAALTDKVKKMILEWRDESFDRSYVNNQVQAHEKAVELFKKEASTSDKPELKAFASETLPKLEEHLKHAKALQAKHGK
- a CDS encoding DUF6021 family protein; the encoded protein is MSEQRNPPCPPLQPGQGPHSTEQATEQTDLGFDPDSPDLEDPQIDPQGPAKPPRDSEKDR
- a CDS encoding DNA-binding protein, which encodes MARAGIDRGVVERARDALLARGVHPSIDAVRIELGNTGSKTTIHRYLRELGQQPKLGLEGTACLSQPLAKLVEQLASQLQAEGQARVEAGEAALKQRGEQLQAQLALAQRALATAHQHNEAQARQLATAQERLQAEQLRSASLKQALGEVQLRLADKDGQVHSLEAKHRDAREALELYRAQRDQEQRRIDTQVRQLQGQLQTLQQGALAHQQESTQLNRANERLLAEQRQALAQQGVLAQQLEQRDAQVQGLRAMLAQAQGASEEMRRRLAACEQR